One Novosphingobium sp. 9U genomic window, CGAAGACCTCGCCGAACTTCATCTACATGGTGGCCGGGCTATCATTGCGGCGGTAGAGCGTGCCTTGGCCGAGATGCCAGGCCTGCGTCGCGCCGCGCCTGGAGAGTTCACGCGTCGTGCCTTCGCAAACGGCAGGATCGATCTTGCCGAAGCGGAGGGGCTAGCCGATCTCTTGACGGCCGAGACCGAACTGCAACGCCGCCATGCCTTGGCTCTCGCAAATGGCAGTCTCTCGTCGCGGGTATACGAATGGCGTGACCGGGTCCTGATGCTATCTGCGCAGGTGGAGGCGGTGCTCGATTTTGGCGACGAGGATGATGTCTCGGACCTTCCCCCGCGATTCGCGGCGCAGGTGGAAGACACCGCCCGAGAGCTAGACACTCTCCTCGTCGCGCCAAAAGCCGAGACTCTGCGCGAAGGGTTCCGCGTTGTGCTGGCAGGTCCACCCAACTCGGGAAAAAGTAGCCTGTTCAATCGTTTGGTCGGTGACGATGCGGCAATCGCGACACCCGTACCAGGAACCACACGCGATGTGCTGTCTCGGCCCGTAGCAATCGATGGCGTGCCGTTCGTCTTTGTCGATACTGCCGGACTGCGGGACGCGACCGATGATACTATCGAGGCAATTGGTATTGAGCGCGCGACACAGGAACTGTCACGTGCCGATCTGGTGCTCTGGATGGGTCCAGAGGCGGAAGGGCAGGGCGTTCGCTTGTGGGAAGTAGATAGCTTCGCCGATCTGCCAAAGGATGTGTCGAAAGCTACGCCGCGCCATCGCGTATCGGCAGCCACAGGTCAGGGCATCGCCGAGCTGCAGAGCGACCTTGTTACCCTCGCCAGACAGGCGCTGCCGGGACCGAGCGATGTTGCTTTAAACCGGCGCCAGCGTGAGTTGTTGGAGGATGCATCGGCCGCCTTGCACCAATCATCGACAGTGACAAACCCGTTGCTGATCGCCGAGCTGCTCCGTACGGCTCGCGCGGCTTTCGACCGCCTGCTAGGGCGCGCGGCGACAGAGGACATGCTCGACACCCTCTTCGGTCGATTCTGCATCGGCAAGTGATGTTCCACGTGGAACAAGCATGCGCTTTGACCAGAGCGGAGCGCTGAGTTAAAAGCCAGCCATGCACACATACGATATCGTAGTCGTCGGCGGCGGACATGCCGGCTGCGAAGCGGCCGCTGTCGCGGCTCGCATGGGAGCACGCGTCGCCCTCATCAACTTCGATCTGAAAACAATCGGCGCGATGAGTTGCAATCCGGCGATTGGCGGTCTCGGCAAGGGCCATCTCGTGCGTGAGGTCGATGCCTTTGACGGTCTGATCGCACGCGCTGCTGACGCCGCCGCAATCCACTATCGTATGCTCAACCGCTCGAAGGGGAGTGCCGTTCAGGGCCCGCGTGTCCAGGCCGACCGTGTCTTGTTCAAGGCCGCTATTCAAAACCAGCTGCGTGCGACCAAGGACCTTGATCTGATTGAGGGTGAAGTCGCAGCGCTGCGGATCGAACATGGCACGGTTCGAGGAATTGAACTCGCCGATGGGCAGGTAATCGACGCGGCTGCGACGATCCTATGCACGGGAACGTTCTTGGGGGGCACGCTCTTCCGGGGTGAAGAACGCCTGGAAGGAGGCCGTATAGGCGAGGCCTCAGCGCATCGTCTCGCCAGGCAACTGCGCGATTATGCACTGCCGATGGCGCGGCTCAAGACAGGCACACCGCCACGTCTTGATGCTCGGACGATCGACTGGTCACGCTTGGCTGAACAACCATCCGATGCGGAGCCTTGGACGATGTCGGCCATGATT contains:
- the mnmE gene encoding tRNA uridine-5-carboxymethylaminomethyl(34) synthesis GTPase MnmE, with translation MSDTIFALSSGAPPAAIGIMRISGPEAAAALKAIASEVPKPRFASVRRLHDARGDQLDQALVLWFPGPATATGEDLAELHLHGGRAIIAAVERALAEMPGLRRAAPGEFTRRAFANGRIDLAEAEGLADLLTAETELQRRHALALANGSLSSRVYEWRDRVLMLSAQVEAVLDFGDEDDVSDLPPRFAAQVEDTARELDTLLVAPKAETLREGFRVVLAGPPNSGKSSLFNRLVGDDAAIATPVPGTTRDVLSRPVAIDGVPFVFVDTAGLRDATDDTIEAIGIERATQELSRADLVLWMGPEAEGQGVRLWEVDSFADLPKDVSKATPRHRVSAATGQGIAELQSDLVTLARQALPGPSDVALNRRQRELLEDASAALHQSSTVTNPLLIAELLRTARAAFDRLLGRAATEDMLDTLFGRFCIGK